One genomic region from Sinorhizobium numidicum encodes:
- the tnpB gene encoding IS66 family insertion sequence element accessory protein TnpB (TnpB, as the term is used for proteins encoded by IS66 family insertion elements, is considered an accessory protein, since TnpC, encoded by a neighboring gene, is a DDE family transposase.), whose product MIFPSNRVRIMVATKPVDFRKGHDGLAALVKNELRKDPFTGAVFVFRSRKADRLKLIYWDGSGIVMAYKRLEEHTFTWPGIKDGLMTLSHAQFEALFAGLDWRRVRAVEARAPEAIE is encoded by the coding sequence ATGATCTTCCCATCAAACCGCGTGCGGATCATGGTGGCTACCAAGCCAGTGGACTTCCGAAAGGGCCATGACGGACTGGCAGCGCTGGTGAAGAACGAGCTGCGGAAGGACCCGTTCACGGGAGCAGTCTTCGTCTTCAGGTCGCGCAAGGCGGATCGTTTGAAGCTGATCTACTGGGATGGCAGCGGCATCGTGATGGCTTACAAGCGATTGGAAGAACACACGTTCACCTGGCCAGGGATCAAAGATGGCCTGATGACGCTGAGCCATGCCCAGTTCGAAGCATTGTTCGCGGGTCTCGACTGGCGGCGGGTTCGTGCCGTCGAAGCGAGAGCGCCGGAAGCCATAGAATAG
- a CDS encoding M16 family metallopeptidase has translation MMMFNGPPLGAAKSLLVALVLLSLAATTHARAAMAIQEVNSSSGMKAWLVEDYAVPIVTIRFAFRGGSAQELPGEEGLVNLMSGLFNEGAGDLDSNAFQQRLDDVGAEMQFNAGRDAVYGYMRVLADRKDEAFELLRLAIEQPRFDQASLDRIRAQIVSGIMAGAKDPQTAAEVAWMKAIYGDHPYSRRQEGTAQTLAAVTTSDLKAFHNRLFARGNVIIAVTGAIDARALKRDLDRIFGGLPAHPFLMPVAETTPKLGQQVRVHDDLPQDRLRLAYPGISYKDPQFFAAYLMNHILGGGAFTSRLWNEVREKRGLAYGIESSLEISDHASALVIDTSTRPDCAAETLSLIRAEVRRMVDEDVTEEELAAAKKNIIGGYTIGNLNSSSAVADTLVELQLKGLDIDYIDRREQLIQAVTVADVRSAARRLLSAAPALMIVGPPLEGKKALEGKKG, from the coding sequence ATGATGATGTTCAACGGACCGCCGCTCGGGGCGGCCAAGTCACTGCTAGTCGCGCTCGTATTGCTGAGCCTTGCCGCGACGACGCACGCTCGGGCGGCCATGGCAATTCAAGAGGTTAACTCATCGAGCGGGATGAAGGCCTGGCTGGTGGAGGATTATGCGGTACCGATCGTCACCATCCGTTTCGCGTTCCGGGGCGGCAGCGCGCAGGAGCTTCCGGGTGAGGAAGGCCTCGTCAATCTCATGAGCGGGTTGTTTAACGAGGGGGCCGGAGATCTTGACAGCAATGCCTTTCAGCAGCGGCTGGATGATGTTGGCGCCGAGATGCAATTCAACGCCGGGCGCGATGCGGTTTACGGGTATATGCGGGTGCTTGCCGATCGAAAGGATGAGGCCTTTGAATTGCTCCGGCTGGCCATCGAGCAGCCGCGCTTCGACCAAGCGTCGCTGGACCGCATTCGCGCTCAGATCGTCTCCGGCATCATGGCGGGAGCCAAGGATCCGCAGACGGCCGCGGAGGTTGCATGGATGAAGGCGATCTATGGCGATCATCCGTATTCCAGGCGCCAGGAGGGCACCGCGCAAACCCTAGCCGCTGTCACGACCTCCGATTTGAAAGCCTTTCACAATCGGCTTTTCGCGCGCGGCAATGTTATCATCGCAGTGACGGGGGCGATCGATGCCCGCGCGCTCAAGCGCGACCTGGATCGTATCTTCGGCGGTTTACCTGCCCATCCCTTTCTAATGCCCGTCGCGGAAACGACGCCGAAGCTGGGGCAGCAAGTTCGCGTCCACGATGACTTACCTCAGGATCGGCTGCGCCTGGCCTATCCGGGGATCAGCTACAAAGACCCGCAGTTCTTCGCGGCCTATCTGATGAACCACATCCTCGGCGGTGGCGCGTTCACGTCCAGGCTTTGGAACGAGGTGCGCGAGAAGCGAGGGCTCGCTTACGGCATCGAATCTAGCCTCGAGATCAGTGACCATGCCTCGGCGCTGGTCATCGACACGAGCACCCGCCCCGATTGCGCCGCAGAGACGCTCTCCCTCATTCGCGCCGAGGTGAGGCGGATGGTGGACGAGGACGTCACCGAGGAGGAGCTCGCAGCGGCGAAGAAAAATATCATCGGCGGTTATACGATCGGCAACCTCAACTCATCGAGCGCGGTCGCCGACACTCTGGTCGAACTCCAGCTGAAAGGTCTAGACATTGACTATATCGACCGGCGGGAACAGTTAATCCAGGCCGTAACCGTTGCGGACGTCCGGTCGGCCGCGAGACGGCTTCTCTCCGCTGCCCCCGCCTTGATGATCGTCGGACCGCCCCTCGAGGGGAAGAAAGCGCTCGAGGGAAAGAAAGGATGA
- a CDS encoding transposase, with the protein METTLEVLTTRRGRREVHRQWPDEVKARIVSESLRPGVTVNEVADRYGLKANHLSSWRTMARQGRLVLPEPEDAIEFAAMFVETPAPEPLAKPISRPEIVFGSVTIRLEEGASAARIVAIARAFAASA; encoded by the coding sequence ATGGAGACTACGTTGGAGGTTCTCACGACACGGCGTGGCAGACGTGAGGTTCATCGCCAATGGCCGGACGAGGTGAAGGCGCGGATCGTCTCGGAAAGCCTGCGGCCGGGCGTAACGGTGAACGAGGTGGCGGATCGCTATGGGCTGAAGGCGAACCACCTGTCGTCCTGGCGAACGATGGCGCGGCAGGGAAGGCTTGTTTTGCCTGAGCCCGAGGACGCAATCGAATTCGCGGCAATGTTTGTTGAGACGCCTGCGCCGGAGCCGCTGGCCAAGCCAATCTCCCGCCCCGAGATTGTCTTCGGTTCTGTTACGATCCGGCTGGAGGAAGGCGCGTCTGCCGCCCGGATCGTTGCAATCGCGCGTGCGTTTGCGGCCTCGGCATGA
- a CDS encoding M16 family metallopeptidase, which translates to MTWEAAAVEAPRGKSEIGNFMLSNGMHVVVIPDHRAPIVTQMVWYKVGNADELPGKSGIAHFLEHLMFKGTKKHPAGEFSAKVSEIGGEQNAFTSSDYTAYYQTVTPESLGTMMELEADRMRQLVLTDAVIVPERDVILEERRGRVEAIPEALLTEEMRATLYQNHPYRIPVIGWMHEMERLSRGDAVAFYDRYYAPNNAILVVAGDVDTGTVCRLAEKTYGAVPRGRELPPRVRPQEPEQNTKRTVVLTDPRVTVASFEKSWVTTSYATAEPGEAEALDLLSEILGGGKRSRIYQELVVRQGIASSGGAYFWGRSLDPTSFTIFGSPLGDAKIQAVEDAIDTEVRKIIDAGVTDVELENAKNRLVRSVIFARDSQQEIAQLYGEALATGSTAYDLQVWPLRVRAVTAREVQAVARKYLNPDRSVAGYLLPRANTFSGDQKR; encoded by the coding sequence ATGACCTGGGAAGCGGCGGCCGTCGAGGCACCGCGCGGCAAGTCCGAGATCGGAAATTTCATGCTGAGCAACGGCATGCACGTGGTCGTCATACCCGATCATCGGGCGCCAATCGTCACGCAAATGGTCTGGTACAAGGTCGGGAATGCCGATGAGCTACCCGGCAAATCCGGGATCGCTCATTTCTTAGAGCATCTGATGTTCAAGGGCACGAAGAAGCACCCGGCCGGCGAGTTTAGCGCAAAGGTCAGTGAGATTGGCGGCGAGCAGAACGCATTCACATCGTCCGACTACACCGCCTATTACCAGACGGTCACGCCGGAGTCCCTCGGGACGATGATGGAATTAGAAGCTGACCGGATGCGCCAGCTTGTACTCACCGACGCGGTAATCGTGCCGGAGCGCGATGTCATTCTGGAGGAGCGGCGCGGCCGTGTCGAAGCCATTCCCGAGGCGCTCCTCACGGAGGAAATGCGGGCGACCCTCTATCAAAACCATCCTTACCGCATCCCGGTCATCGGCTGGATGCACGAGATGGAACGGCTCAGTCGCGGGGACGCCGTAGCGTTCTACGACCGCTACTACGCCCCGAACAACGCCATACTCGTGGTGGCTGGCGATGTGGACACCGGGACCGTGTGCAGGCTGGCAGAGAAGACCTACGGGGCCGTACCGCGTGGCCGCGAACTGCCGCCGCGGGTGAGGCCGCAAGAGCCGGAGCAGAACACCAAACGAACCGTCGTGCTCACCGACCCGCGTGTGACCGTGGCGAGCTTCGAGAAATCTTGGGTGACCACGTCGTACGCAACGGCCGAGCCGGGCGAAGCGGAAGCCCTCGATCTTCTGTCGGAAATTCTCGGCGGAGGAAAGCGCAGCCGGATCTATCAGGAATTGGTGGTGAGACAGGGGATAGCCTCCTCGGGCGGTGCCTATTTCTGGGGAAGATCGCTCGATCCGACGAGCTTCACAATTTTTGGCTCGCCGCTGGGCGACGCTAAGATTCAAGCGGTGGAAGACGCCATCGACACTGAAGTTCGGAAAATCATCGACGCCGGCGTTACCGACGTCGAGCTCGAGAACGCCAAGAACCGCTTGGTGCGCTCGGTCATCTTCGCACGCGACAGCCAACAGGAAATCGCCCAGCTCTACGGCGAGGCGCTTGCGACCGGCAGTACTGCGTACGACTTGCAGGTATGGCCGTTGAGGGTCCGCGCAGTAACGGCGCGAGAGGTGCAGGCGGTTGCCAGGAAGTACCTTAATCCGGACCGGTCCGTGGCGGGATATCTGCTGCCGCGGGCAAACACATTTTCGGGGGATCAAAAGCGATGA